The Bombus fervidus isolate BK054 chromosome 1, iyBomFerv1, whole genome shotgun sequence genome includes a window with the following:
- the LOC139988743 gene encoding uncharacterized protein isoform X3 produces the protein MPACTSENVSRFWSSSPPISRSNSVSPPIPSSPLSTSPPLISPISTLKRSVSNVSNHSNASNISQSSNNSGTPTVIFSPKRQQQHQQHQQRLQLSYQAQPTQGQDHNRNDSLLLKILSVYVDMLYVVLQGIICVITYAIWAPALGASIWVYMLWLIFQFPLTTFKWFLTVLYIPVSERTRTKRCVLISGGSTVQTVHLARNFYKAGARVVICELEGLFSLAKFSTACSKFYTIPKPGPGNAIEYIKALKDIVQIEKAVYYIPVSASNTAYYDALAKPYLETMGCECFVPGASEVTTLDDPLELLQRCQTLGLPTPCHVVLRSIQDVSRMYEQNAFSTGRYLMLAAGPVGMRDRSKMILPPTIREFRNQQYEISESKPCIVIRDPGDRHYITCTTVKESKIVANVTCLVDEERGLIPEEHPEIMEWLDRFFVRLFSTRINGHLSFRLAVTEEGELVPIGCRVGVSLPYICHTGIHPRLVWKPCRHFSRQNSGVLTTSDRHLLPNGASYALKRLAGETVPHLLGTVLDKREALFAYWDPLPYCAYYHLQLPFRRLAGIIRAQPVQHPPLAVVQ, from the coding sequence atgCCAGCCTGTACCAGTGAAAACGTTTCGAGGTTTTGGTCCTCGAGTCCACCGATTTCCAGGAGCAATAGCGTATCGCCTCCGATACCTAGTTCACCATTGTCTACGTCGCCGCCTTTGATATCACCGATATCTACTTTGAAACGATCCGTATCGAATGTTTCTAATCATTCCAATGCATCGAACATCTCCCAGTCATCGAACAATTCGGGCACACCTACTGTCATATTTTCACCGAAACGACAGCAGCAACATCAACAACACCAACAGAGGTTACAGTTAAGCTATCAAGCTCAGCCAACACAAGGACAGGATCATAATCGAAATGACTCGTTGCTACTGAAAATTTTGTCGGTGTACGTAGACATGTTATACGTAGTACTTCAAGGTATCATCTGCGTAATAACTTATGCGATCTGGGCGCCAGCACTCGGAGCATCTATTTGGGTTTACATGCTATGgctaattttccaatttcccttGACCACTTTCAAATGGTTCCTGACCGTGCTCTATATTCCGGTTTCGGAGAGGACTCGTACTAAACGCTGCGTTCTTATTAGCGGTGGAAGCACGGTGCAAACAGTTCACTTAGCACGAAACTTCTACAAAGCCGGCGCTAGAGTGGTGATCTGCGAGTTAGAGGGTTTATTCAGCTTGGCCAAGTTCTCAACTGCGTGCTCCAAGTTCTATACAATTCCGAAACCAGGACCTGGAAACGCGATCGAGTACATCAAAGCGTTAAAAGACATTGTCCAAATAGAGAAGGCTGTCTATTATATTCCGGTGAGTGCTAGTAACACGGCCTACTACGACGCCTTGGCGAAACCTTACCTGGAGACAATGGGTTGTGAGTGTTTCGTGCCCGGTGCCAGTGAAGTGACAACTCTGGACGATCCCTTGGAACTTCTGCAAAGATGTCAAACATTAGGTCTACCGACTCCCTGTCATGTCGTTTTACGCTCTATACAAGATGTTTCGAGAATGTACGAACAGAATGCGTTCTCCACTGGAAGATACTTGATGCTAGCTGCAGGACCAGTTGGAATGAGAGATCGAAGCAAGATGATACTGCCTCCGACTATAAGGGAATTCAGAAACCAGCAATACGAGATTAGCGAAAGTAAACCTtgtatagtaatacgtgaccCTGGCGACAGACACTATATTACTTGCACTACGGTGAAGGAGTCGAAGATTGTTGCTAACGTGACTTGCTTGGTGGACGAAGAGCGAGGCTTGATACCTGAAGAACATCCGGAAATAATGGAGTGGCTCGACAGATTTTTCGTTCGGTTGTTTAGTACCAGGATCAATGGGCACTTGAGCTTCAGATTAGCCGTAACGGAAGAAGGAGAACTAGTGCCAATCGGCTGTAGAGTAGGCGTTAGCTTACCCTACATCTGTCACACGGGAATTCATCCTCGATTGGTATGGAAACCCTGCAGACACTTCTCCAGACAAAATTCAGGAGTCTTGACTACGTCGGACAGGCATTTGCTACCGAATGGAGCATCTTATGCACTGAAAAGATTAGCGGGAGAGACCGTTCCTCACCTGTTGGGCACCGTACTCGACAAACGAGAAGCTCTTTTCGCTTACTGGGACCCACTGCCATATTGTGCCTACTATCATCTTCAATTACCATTCAGACGCCTCGCAGGCATAATTCGAGCACAGCCGGTACAACATCCACCATTAGCGGTAGTGCAGTAA
- the LOC139988743 gene encoding uncharacterized protein isoform X2 — protein sequence MPACTSENVSRFWSSSPPISRSNSVSPPIPSSPLSTSPPLISPISTLKRSVSNVSNHSNASNISQSSNNSGTPTVIFSPKRQQQHQQHQQRLQLSYQAQPTQGQDHNRNDSLLLKILSVYVDMLYVVLQGIICVITYAIWAPALGASIWVYMLWLIFQFPLTTFKWFLTVLYIPVSERTRTKRCVLISGGSTVQTVHLARNFYKAGARVVICELEGLFSLAKFSTACSKFYTIPKPGPGNAIEYIKALKDIVQIEKAVYYIPVSASNTAYYDALAKPYLETMGCECFVPGASEVTTLDDPLELLQRCQTLGLPTPCHVVLRSIQDVSRMYEQNAFSTGRYLMLAAGPVGMRDRSKMILPPTIREFRNQQYEISESKPCIVIRDPGDRHYITCTTVKESKIVANVTCLVDEERGLIPEEHPEIMEWLDRFFVRLFSTRINGHLSFRLAVTEEGELVPIGCRVGVSLPYICHTGIHPRLVWKPCRHFSRQNSGVLTTSDRHLLPNGASYALKRLAGETVPHLLGTVLDKREALFAYWDPLPYCAYYHLQLPFRRLAGIIRAQPSRKRSQSKRKQNGMVEKRACMISSDFTKAASIRRYGSNERIPVLENRKIELNDTREGRIRAGNL from the exons atgCCAGCCTGTACCAGTGAAAACGTTTCGAGGTTTTGGTCCTCGAGTCCACCGATTTCCAGGAGCAATAGCGTATCGCCTCCGATACCTAGTTCACCATTGTCTACGTCGCCGCCTTTGATATCACCGATATCTACTTTGAAACGATCCGTATCGAATGTTTCTAATCATTCCAATGCATCGAACATCTCCCAGTCATCGAACAATTCGGGCACACCTACTGTCATATTTTCACCGAAACGACAGCAGCAACATCAACAACACCAACAGAGGTTACAGTTAAGCTATCAAGCTCAGCCAACACAAGGACAGGATCATAATCGAAATGACTCGTTGCTACTGAAAATTTTGTCGGTGTACGTAGACATGTTATACGTAGTACTTCAAGGTATCATCTGCGTAATAACTTATGCGATCTGGGCGCCAGCACTCGGAGCATCTATTTGGGTTTACATGCTATGgctaattttccaatttcccttGACCACTTTCAAATGGTTCCTGACCGTGCTCTATATTCCGGTTTCGGAGAGGACTCGTACTAAACGCTGCGTTCTTATTAGCGGTGGAAGCACGGTGCAAACAGTTCACTTAGCACGAAACTTCTACAAAGCCGGCGCTAGAGTGGTGATCTGCGAGTTAGAGGGTTTATTCAGCTTGGCCAAGTTCTCAACTGCGTGCTCCAAGTTCTATACAATTCCGAAACCAGGACCTGGAAACGCGATCGAGTACATCAAAGCGTTAAAAGACATTGTCCAAATAGAGAAGGCTGTCTATTATATTCCGGTGAGTGCTAGTAACACGGCCTACTACGACGCCTTGGCGAAACCTTACCTGGAGACAATGGGTTGTGAGTGTTTCGTGCCCGGTGCCAGTGAAGTGACAACTCTGGACGATCCCTTGGAACTTCTGCAAAGATGTCAAACATTAGGTCTACCGACTCCCTGTCATGTCGTTTTACGCTCTATACAAGATGTTTCGAGAATGTACGAACAGAATGCGTTCTCCACTGGAAGATACTTGATGCTAGCTGCAGGACCAGTTGGAATGAGAGATCGAAGCAAGATGATACTGCCTCCGACTATAAGGGAATTCAGAAACCAGCAATACGAGATTAGCGAAAGTAAACCTtgtatagtaatacgtgaccCTGGCGACAGACACTATATTACTTGCACTACGGTGAAGGAGTCGAAGATTGTTGCTAACGTGACTTGCTTGGTGGACGAAGAGCGAGGCTTGATACCTGAAGAACATCCGGAAATAATGGAGTGGCTCGACAGATTTTTCGTTCGGTTGTTTAGTACCAGGATCAATGGGCACTTGAGCTTCAGATTAGCCGTAACGGAAGAAGGAGAACTAGTGCCAATCGGCTGTAGAGTAGGCGTTAGCTTACCCTACATCTGTCACACGGGAATTCATCCTCGATTGGTATGGAAACCCTGCAGACACTTCTCCAGACAAAATTCAGGAGTCTTGACTACGTCGGACAGGCATTTGCTACCGAATGGAGCATCTTATGCACTGAAAAGATTAGCGGGAGAGACCGTTCCTCACCTGTTGGGCACCGTACTCGACAAACGAGAAGCTCTTTTCGCTTACTGGGACCCACTGCCATATTGTGCCTACTATCATCTTCAATTACCATTCAGACGCCTCGCAGGCATAATTCGAGCACAGCCG TCGCGTAAACGGAGTCAGAGCAAAAGAAAACAGAATGGAATGGTTGAGAAACGAGCCTGCATGATTTCAAGCGATTTCACGAAGGCAGCCAGTATTCGGAGATAcggatcgaacgaacgaattcCTGTgcttgaaaatagaaaaatcgaACTGAACGATACAAGGGAAGGGAGGATTCGTGCGGGAAATCTATAG
- the LOC139988743 gene encoding uncharacterized protein isoform X1, with the protein MPACTSENVSRFWSSSPPISRSNSVSPPIPSSPLSTSPPLISPISTLKRSVSNVSNHSNASNISQSSNNSGTPTVIFSPKRQQQHQQHQQRLQLSYQAQPTQGQDHNRNDSLLLKILSVYVDMLYVVLQGIICVITYAIWAPALGASIWVYMLWLIFQFPLTTFKWFLTVLYIPVSERTRTKRCVLISGGSTVQTVHLARNFYKAGARVVICELEGLFSLAKFSTACSKFYTIPKPGPGNAIEYIKALKDIVQIEKAVYYIPVSASNTAYYDALAKPYLETMGCECFVPGASEVTTLDDPLELLQRCQTLGLPTPCHVVLRSIQDVSRMYEQNAFSTGRYLMLAAGPVGMRDRSKMILPPTIREFRNQQYEISESKPCIVIRDPGDRHYITCTTVKESKIVANVTCLVDEERGLIPEEHPEIMEWLDRFFVRLFSTRINGHLSFRLAVTEEGELVPIGCRVGVSLPYICHTGIHPRLVWKPCRHFSRQNSGVLTTSDRHLLPNGASYALKRLAGETVPHLLGTVLDKREALFAYWDPLPYCAYYHLQLPFRRLAGIIRAQPQSRKRSQSKRKQNGMVEKRACMISSDFTKAASIRRYGSNERIPVLENRKIELNDTREGRIRAGNL; encoded by the exons atgCCAGCCTGTACCAGTGAAAACGTTTCGAGGTTTTGGTCCTCGAGTCCACCGATTTCCAGGAGCAATAGCGTATCGCCTCCGATACCTAGTTCACCATTGTCTACGTCGCCGCCTTTGATATCACCGATATCTACTTTGAAACGATCCGTATCGAATGTTTCTAATCATTCCAATGCATCGAACATCTCCCAGTCATCGAACAATTCGGGCACACCTACTGTCATATTTTCACCGAAACGACAGCAGCAACATCAACAACACCAACAGAGGTTACAGTTAAGCTATCAAGCTCAGCCAACACAAGGACAGGATCATAATCGAAATGACTCGTTGCTACTGAAAATTTTGTCGGTGTACGTAGACATGTTATACGTAGTACTTCAAGGTATCATCTGCGTAATAACTTATGCGATCTGGGCGCCAGCACTCGGAGCATCTATTTGGGTTTACATGCTATGgctaattttccaatttcccttGACCACTTTCAAATGGTTCCTGACCGTGCTCTATATTCCGGTTTCGGAGAGGACTCGTACTAAACGCTGCGTTCTTATTAGCGGTGGAAGCACGGTGCAAACAGTTCACTTAGCACGAAACTTCTACAAAGCCGGCGCTAGAGTGGTGATCTGCGAGTTAGAGGGTTTATTCAGCTTGGCCAAGTTCTCAACTGCGTGCTCCAAGTTCTATACAATTCCGAAACCAGGACCTGGAAACGCGATCGAGTACATCAAAGCGTTAAAAGACATTGTCCAAATAGAGAAGGCTGTCTATTATATTCCGGTGAGTGCTAGTAACACGGCCTACTACGACGCCTTGGCGAAACCTTACCTGGAGACAATGGGTTGTGAGTGTTTCGTGCCCGGTGCCAGTGAAGTGACAACTCTGGACGATCCCTTGGAACTTCTGCAAAGATGTCAAACATTAGGTCTACCGACTCCCTGTCATGTCGTTTTACGCTCTATACAAGATGTTTCGAGAATGTACGAACAGAATGCGTTCTCCACTGGAAGATACTTGATGCTAGCTGCAGGACCAGTTGGAATGAGAGATCGAAGCAAGATGATACTGCCTCCGACTATAAGGGAATTCAGAAACCAGCAATACGAGATTAGCGAAAGTAAACCTtgtatagtaatacgtgaccCTGGCGACAGACACTATATTACTTGCACTACGGTGAAGGAGTCGAAGATTGTTGCTAACGTGACTTGCTTGGTGGACGAAGAGCGAGGCTTGATACCTGAAGAACATCCGGAAATAATGGAGTGGCTCGACAGATTTTTCGTTCGGTTGTTTAGTACCAGGATCAATGGGCACTTGAGCTTCAGATTAGCCGTAACGGAAGAAGGAGAACTAGTGCCAATCGGCTGTAGAGTAGGCGTTAGCTTACCCTACATCTGTCACACGGGAATTCATCCTCGATTGGTATGGAAACCCTGCAGACACTTCTCCAGACAAAATTCAGGAGTCTTGACTACGTCGGACAGGCATTTGCTACCGAATGGAGCATCTTATGCACTGAAAAGATTAGCGGGAGAGACCGTTCCTCACCTGTTGGGCACCGTACTCGACAAACGAGAAGCTCTTTTCGCTTACTGGGACCCACTGCCATATTGTGCCTACTATCATCTTCAATTACCATTCAGACGCCTCGCAGGCATAATTCGAGCACAGCCG CAGTCGCGTAAACGGAGTCAGAGCAAAAGAAAACAGAATGGAATGGTTGAGAAACGAGCCTGCATGATTTCAAGCGATTTCACGAAGGCAGCCAGTATTCGGAGATAcggatcgaacgaacgaattcCTGTgcttgaaaatagaaaaatcgaACTGAACGATACAAGGGAAGGGAGGATTCGTGCGGGAAATCTATAG
- the LOC139988767 gene encoding uncharacterized protein encodes MSQTPKAKKGMKSAGTQTTKTNTVLEIANLQEQVKLLTIEVQHLRKYIFATPETVQKSRTPSPVNLNNVDEFNQTVQNQSAWRKDTKIIQHGCSCKTKCSSKICGCVKKNIQCTEWCKCNNNVCVNQKHENIDQNKENLEHNELTHKNIEKPQKGNEHILNVNVHKSLFSPDVTMQETEPNVEQFRSTSLYFGNPKRLTFQTSDEEQQPKDKNRKSKNKTTQKKKNSIRKNNLEVNNSETNQRHRSISNEDIRKSDNIEIEKYALRKCISSDIQTNEEFKQISKCKINYVQNIKHGMVSLRRPQQRSKKVEEIATSSIVDSKEETGSPPIENNTEEMIKDKSLDIDQDNNDDFDPMKPKRELARTPVRDNSIETVLCNTIDKSLATSIISTEEEPVIPAEFNYAQVDWEKYQAQLIACNKCHRKFHPFRIKKHESCCKKM; translated from the exons ATGTCACAAACACCAAAAGCCAAAAA agGAATGAAAAGTGCTGGGACTCAAACCACTAAAACTAATACTGTGTTAGAAATAGCAAATTTGCAAGAACAAGTAAAGCTTCTTACAATTGAAGTTCAGCATttaaggaaatatatttttgcaactCCTGAAACAGTTCAAAAATCTAGAACCCCAAGTCCAGTAAATCTTAATAACGTAGATGAATTTAATCAAACAGTACAAAATCAAAGTGCATGGAGAAAGGATACAAAGATAATACAGCATGGTTGTAGTTGTAAAACAAAATGTTCTTCCAAAATTTGTGGttgtgtaaaaaaaaatattcaatgtacAGAATGgtgtaaatgtaataataacgtTTGTGTTAATCAG AAACATGAAAACATAGAtcaaaacaaagaaaatttagAACATAATGAATTAACACataaaaacatagaaaaaccacaaaaaggaaatgaacatatattaaatgttaatgTACATAAAAGTCTGTTTAGTCCAGATGTAACAATGCAGGAGACAGAACCTAATGTGGAGCAATTTAGATCTACATCTTTATACTTTGGCAATCCAAAAAGATTAACATTTCAGACGTCAGATGAAGAACAGCAACCGAAagacaaaaatagaaaatcaaaaaataaaactactcaaaaaaagaaaaatagcatCAGGAAAAACAATCTTGAAGTAAATAACTCTGAGACTAATCAAAGGCATAGATCTATATCTAATGAAGACATACGAAAATCagataatatagaaatagagaaatatgCATTAAGAAAATGTATCTCTAGCGATATTCAGACAAATGaggaatttaaacaaataagtaaatgtaaaattaattatgttcAAAACATAAAACATGGTATGGTATCTCTGAGACGTCCTCAGCAAAGATCTAAAAAAGTTGAAGAAATAGCAACCAGCAGTATTGTTGATTCAAAAG AGGAAACAGGTTCTCCaccaatagaaaataatacagaagaaatgataaaagataaatcACTTGACATAGACCAA gaCAATAATGATGATTTTGATCCTATGAAACCTAAACGTGAACTAGCTAGAACACCAGTTCGTGATAATAGCATAGAAACAGTACTTTGTAATACTATTGATAAGTCATTGGCCACGTCCATTATTTCCACAGAAGAAGAACCTGTCATTCCTGCAG AATTCAACTATGCCCAAGTGGATTGGGAAAAATATCAAGCTCAGCTTATTGCATGTAATAAATGCCATAGAAAGTTCCATCCATTCAGAATCAAGAAACATGAATCCTGCTGTAAAAAAATGTGA